The Streptomyces sp. HUAS CB01 genome has a segment encoding these proteins:
- a CDS encoding SpoIIE family protein phosphatase produces the protein MGGTEAFPGDLVPSVEAGPAPPGGLLDVLGLAPVVLDAEGRIALWSQQAEELLGYTAEEALGEFALRLLVEEEHIETVLELFSSVMESGENWAGVFPVRHKDGAIRQLEFRNMRLQDRHGGFYALGLSTSQETLRQVERDLALSVRLVDQSPIGLAVLDPELRCVTVNPALAGVSGLPAEQHVGRRVSETLPFLDAARLEAAMRRVLETGTPMVDRQVLGRTPSDLDTERAWSVSLYRLEDPRGRILGVAASVVDVTDRHHAAKEAERARHRLSLVADASMRIGTTLDLWETARELADVAVPELADIAAVDVLDSAVEGRRESVQAGSTAVFRALAVAAAHPTVAVQAADPPGEITRYEADRLVTQCVQTGEPVVVPHVANEDLPRIARDASAAVLLAAAGVHSYMAVPLIARGEVLGALDLKRFRNPVPFDSDDVLLASELASRAAVCIDNARWYQQQRNAALALQRSLLPRHPPNLVGLEVASRYQPAGAVSEVGGDWFDILPLSDGKTALVVGDVMGSGINAATAMGRLRTATQTLASLGLGPDEVLRHLDSITGELEPYIATCLYALYDPHKGRVCISTAGHLPPVLQRPGEAPVLLDLPTGVPLGVGGVEFCSVDFALSPGDTLVLYTDGLVETRDQDIDTRLHALLTLMAGPTAGLEETCDRLLDSLRRGPVEDDVALLIARVRE, from the coding sequence ATGGGTGGCACCGAAGCGTTCCCCGGTGACCTGGTACCGAGCGTGGAGGCGGGCCCCGCCCCGCCCGGCGGGCTGCTCGACGTGCTCGGTCTGGCACCGGTGGTGCTGGACGCGGAGGGGCGGATCGCCCTGTGGAGCCAGCAGGCCGAGGAACTGCTGGGCTACACCGCGGAGGAGGCGCTCGGGGAGTTCGCGCTGCGGCTGCTGGTCGAGGAGGAGCACATCGAGACCGTCCTCGAGCTGTTCTCGAGCGTGATGGAGAGCGGCGAGAACTGGGCCGGGGTGTTCCCGGTGAGGCACAAGGACGGCGCGATCCGGCAGCTGGAGTTCCGCAACATGCGGCTCCAGGACCGGCACGGCGGTTTCTACGCGCTGGGGCTGTCCACCAGCCAGGAGACCCTGCGCCAGGTGGAGCGCGACCTGGCCCTGTCGGTGCGGCTGGTCGACCAGTCCCCGATCGGTCTGGCCGTGCTCGACCCCGAACTGCGGTGTGTGACGGTCAACCCGGCCCTGGCGGGCGTCAGCGGGCTCCCCGCGGAGCAGCACGTGGGCCGCCGTGTGAGCGAGACCCTGCCGTTCCTGGACGCCGCCCGGCTCGAGGCCGCGATGCGCCGGGTGCTGGAGACCGGTACGCCGATGGTGGACCGCCAGGTGCTCGGGCGCACACCGTCCGACCTGGACACCGAGCGCGCCTGGTCGGTCTCCCTGTACCGGCTGGAGGACCCTCGCGGCCGCATCCTCGGGGTGGCGGCGTCCGTGGTGGACGTGACGGACCGGCACCACGCCGCCAAGGAGGCGGAGCGGGCCCGGCACCGGCTGTCCCTGGTGGCCGACGCGTCGATGCGGATCGGCACCACCCTGGACCTGTGGGAGACCGCGCGGGAGCTTGCCGATGTGGCGGTGCCCGAGCTTGCCGACATCGCCGCGGTGGACGTACTGGACTCGGCGGTCGAGGGGCGGCGCGAGTCGGTGCAGGCCGGCAGCACGGCGGTGTTCCGCGCGCTCGCCGTCGCGGCCGCCCATCCGACCGTCGCCGTGCAGGCGGCCGACCCACCGGGCGAGATCACCCGTTACGAGGCCGACCGGCTGGTCACCCAGTGCGTGCAGACGGGCGAGCCGGTCGTGGTGCCGCACGTGGCGAACGAGGACCTGCCCCGGATCGCGCGGGACGCGTCGGCGGCGGTGCTGCTGGCGGCGGCGGGGGTGCACTCGTACATGGCGGTGCCGCTGATCGCCCGCGGGGAGGTGCTCGGAGCGCTGGACCTCAAGCGGTTCCGCAACCCGGTCCCTTTCGACTCCGACGACGTGCTGCTGGCCAGCGAGCTGGCGAGCCGGGCCGCGGTGTGCATCGACAACGCGCGCTGGTACCAGCAGCAGCGCAACGCGGCGCTCGCCCTCCAGCGCAGTCTGCTGCCGCGGCATCCGCCGAACCTGGTCGGACTGGAGGTCGCCTCCCGCTACCAGCCCGCGGGAGCGGTCAGCGAGGTCGGCGGCGACTGGTTCGACATCCTCCCCCTCAGCGACGGGAAGACCGCGCTGGTGGTGGGCGACGTGATGGGCAGCGGCATCAACGCGGCGACGGCCATGGGGCGGCTGCGCACCGCCACCCAGACCCTCGCCTCCCTGGGGCTCGGGCCCGACGAGGTGCTGCGGCACCTGGACTCGATCACCGGTGAACTGGAGCCGTACATCGCGACGTGCCTGTACGCCCTGTACGACCCGCACAAGGGCCGGGTGTGCATCTCCACGGCCGGTCATCTGCCGCCGGTGCTGCAGCGGCCCGGCGAGGCGCCCGTGCTGCTCGACCTGCCGACCGGGGTGCCGCTGGGCGTCGGCGGGGTGGAGTTCTGCTCCGTCGACTTCGCCCTGTCCCCCGG
- a CDS encoding ATP-binding SpoIIE family protein phosphatase: MTGSVTLISESPEDPFSLGRAISVVLDERGSVVGWSERAREVLGFTDAEALGRRAEDFLVAARDHGLVREAAADCVRDGGWFGVVPVLDREGRRSRFGVRARRVIRAGRADEWLLVGAPAGEVAQWEIDRSVMEGLFCRSPIGLSVHDPELAILRINRPIAHIGGITSDQARGHRIGDFLVAADAETIESRLNEVLETGTPMIFTEQSCRLLIEPGVERYVAVSAFRMEDSGGRTLGVTQLVEDVTDRHRARRRLAMLNEASELIGTTLDVETTAQELVDVAVPGIADCVTVDLLPAVGLGEALFPERGGPLRRSAFKSVAPFPEQVMYPVGTLRSFPKDSPQARCLVSRRPVLVPHMDPEDVELGLDPERTEHARTLGVHSLMVVPLTARGLVLGLVCLWRYVVPEPFEEDDLTLANEFAGRAGIAIDNARRYTQEHRTALALQRRLLPREVPSQPAVRVAHRYLPAGGAAGVGGDWFDVIPLSGARVALVVGDVVGHGINAAATMGRLRTAVHTLADLDLEPDEVLSHLDDLVTRLAGEQEHGDEGSPGEQVVGATCLYAVYDPVSRICSVARAGHPPPALVAPDGEVSLPDLPAGPPLGLGGLPFESEELELPENSVLALYTNGLIEGDAHDVDAGLDRLSEALSGRDRPLEDMAQSVVDALLPARPTDDVALLLARTRTLASEQVATWVLPAEPTAPARARVLTAEKLTEWGLEEMIFTTELIVSELVTNSYRYAGGPVTLRLIRLHRLICEVSDPSSTSPHLRRARSTDEGGRGLLLVAQLTSRWGTRHAHEGKTVWTEQELPG; the protein is encoded by the coding sequence ATGACCGGATCCGTGACCCTGATCAGTGAGAGCCCGGAGGACCCGTTCTCGCTGGGGCGGGCCATCTCCGTCGTGCTGGACGAGCGGGGGTCGGTGGTCGGCTGGAGCGAGCGCGCGCGCGAAGTCCTGGGGTTCACGGACGCCGAGGCTCTCGGGCGCCGTGCGGAGGACTTCCTCGTCGCCGCCCGTGACCACGGCCTCGTGCGGGAGGCCGCGGCGGACTGCGTCCGGGACGGGGGCTGGTTCGGGGTGGTGCCCGTCCTCGACCGGGAGGGCCGCCGGTCCCGTTTCGGGGTCCGGGCCAGACGGGTGATACGGGCGGGCAGGGCGGACGAGTGGCTGCTGGTGGGCGCACCGGCCGGGGAGGTCGCCCAGTGGGAGATCGACAGGTCGGTCATGGAGGGGCTGTTCTGCCGCTCCCCCATCGGTCTGTCGGTGCACGACCCGGAGCTGGCGATCCTGCGGATCAACCGGCCGATAGCACACATCGGTGGCATCACCAGCGACCAGGCCCGGGGCCATCGCATCGGTGACTTCCTGGTGGCCGCGGACGCCGAGACGATCGAGTCCCGGCTGAACGAGGTCCTGGAGACCGGCACCCCGATGATCTTCACCGAGCAGTCGTGCCGGCTGCTCATCGAGCCCGGGGTCGAACGCTACGTGGCGGTGTCGGCCTTCCGCATGGAGGACTCGGGCGGCCGGACGCTCGGGGTGACCCAGCTGGTGGAGGACGTCACCGACCGGCACCGGGCGCGCCGCCGGCTGGCGATGCTGAACGAGGCGAGCGAGCTCATCGGCACCACGCTGGACGTGGAGACCACGGCGCAGGAGCTGGTGGACGTCGCCGTGCCAGGAATCGCCGACTGTGTGACGGTCGACCTGCTGCCGGCCGTCGGGCTCGGCGAGGCGCTGTTCCCGGAGCGCGGCGGACCGCTGCGCAGGTCCGCGTTCAAGTCGGTGGCGCCGTTCCCCGAGCAGGTGATGTACCCGGTGGGCACGCTCCGGTCGTTCCCGAAGGACTCGCCGCAGGCCCGGTGCCTGGTGAGCCGGCGCCCCGTGCTGGTGCCCCACATGGACCCCGAAGACGTGGAGCTGGGCCTGGACCCCGAACGGACCGAGCACGCCCGGACGCTGGGCGTCCACTCGCTGATGGTCGTGCCGCTGACCGCCAGGGGCCTGGTGCTGGGGCTCGTCTGCCTGTGGCGGTACGTCGTCCCGGAGCCCTTCGAGGAGGACGACCTGACGCTGGCGAACGAGTTCGCCGGGCGGGCCGGGATCGCCATCGACAACGCCCGCCGTTACACCCAGGAGCACCGCACGGCGCTGGCCCTGCAGCGCAGGCTGCTGCCGCGCGAGGTTCCCTCGCAGCCGGCGGTGCGCGTCGCGCACCGGTACCTGCCGGCGGGCGGCGCCGCGGGGGTCGGCGGTGACTGGTTCGACGTGATCCCGCTCTCCGGGGCCCGGGTCGCGCTGGTCGTCGGCGACGTCGTGGGCCACGGCATCAACGCGGCCGCGACGATGGGACGGCTGCGCACCGCCGTGCACACCCTGGCCGACCTGGACCTGGAACCGGACGAGGTGCTGTCCCACCTCGACGACCTCGTCACCCGGCTGGCCGGCGAGCAGGAGCACGGCGACGAGGGCTCACCCGGCGAGCAGGTGGTGGGCGCCACGTGCCTGTACGCCGTGTACGACCCGGTGTCCCGGATCTGTTCCGTGGCCCGCGCCGGTCATCCGCCGCCCGCGCTCGTGGCGCCGGACGGCGAGGTGAGCCTGCCCGACCTGCCGGCCGGGCCGCCGCTGGGCCTCGGCGGGCTGCCGTTCGAGTCCGAGGAGCTGGAGCTGCCGGAGAACAGCGTGCTCGCCCTGTACACCAACGGGCTCATCGAGGGCGACGCGCACGACGTCGACGCCGGGCTCGACCGGTTGTCGGAGGCCCTGAGCGGCCGCGACCGGCCGCTGGAGGACATGGCCCAGTCCGTGGTGGACGCGCTGCTGCCCGCGCGGCCCACCGACGACGTGGCCCTGCTGCTGGCCAGGACCCGCACCCTCGCGTCCGAGCAGGTCGCGACGTGGGTGCTGCCCGCCGAGCCGACCGCGCCGGCCCGGGCCCGGGTGCTGACCGCGGAGAAGCTGACCGAGTGGGGCCTGGAGGAGATGATCTTCACCACCGAGCTGATCGTGAGCGAACTCGTCACCAACTCCTACCGCTACGCCGGCGGCCCGGTGACCCTGAGACTCATCCGTCTGCACCGGCTGATCTGCGAGGTCTCCGACCCCAGCAGCACCTCGCCGCATCTGCGACGGGCCCGCAGCACCGACGAGGGCGGCCGCGGCCTGCTGCTCGTGGCACAACTGACGTCACGGTGGGGTACACGGCACGCGCATGAGGGCAAGACTGTCTGGACCGAGCAGGAGCTGCCGGGCTGA
- a CDS encoding cell division protein SepF: MSRYERYDVTDEQWEGLAQVVPLRGRNEWPSRVDHRTIPRDGLDAAPGAEVEQRRMVVLRVQVFADAREVAEYLIAQVPVLLDLTSADAEVAKRILDFSSGVVFGLGCGMHRVDRNVFLLAPVGTEVDGLAAAAVPHS, from the coding sequence ATGAGCAGGTACGAGAGGTACGACGTCACCGACGAGCAGTGGGAGGGCCTGGCCCAGGTCGTGCCGCTGAGGGGCCGCAACGAGTGGCCCTCACGCGTGGACCACCGCACGATCCCCCGGGACGGTCTGGACGCCGCGCCCGGCGCCGAGGTGGAGCAGCGTCGGATGGTCGTCCTGCGCGTGCAGGTCTTCGCCGACGCCCGCGAGGTCGCCGAGTACCTCATCGCCCAGGTCCCCGTGCTGCTCGACCTCACGAGCGCCGACGCCGAAGTCGCCAAGCGCATCCTGGACTTCAGCAGCGGGGTCGTCTTCGGACTGGGCTGCGGGATGCACCGCGTCGACCGCAACGTGTTCCTGCTCGCGCCCGTCGGTACGGAGGTCGACGGTCTCGCCGCGGCCGCCGTCCCTCATTCGTAG